In Gammaproteobacteria bacterium, a single window of DNA contains:
- a CDS encoding efflux RND transporter periplasmic adaptor subunit gives MKIITKTSLASVAGIASIFLAVAFNSASSTGHQQAQPPKKAVQSPMVSVIQATPISHQATVTAYGEVKSSNQLTLTSQVSGKVTYLSPTFLTGNSVKKGQLLAQIEPIVYEQALANAQVSLANAKLALAQEKLNSEQAAQEWQQSGLAAEQASDLVLRKPQLAAAKAEFSLASIQVAKAKYDLSQTKIRAPFDALVVSKAVQMGSNLQVGSQIAQLYDIALFEVALPLSPQQWQLLPNSLEQLPNSLERLANIEVLLTDQTSTNQWVATVNRFEQHINSSSRQRSLIVTIKRPLSLDTPLYPGTFVKATIKGLAISQLWQLPTSALIDSNSVWQVDNDGLLNQLAVNVIFSQGNHVYVKPQQPLTQASIVKRPLASYLTNMKVQANNEQRSQQMSQLGAKETQSTQSAQVTKSSADVAQELL, from the coding sequence ATGAAAATTATCACCAAAACATCGCTTGCCTCAGTCGCCGGGATCGCCAGTATTTTTTTAGCCGTTGCCTTTAACTCGGCATCATCGACTGGCCACCAGCAAGCCCAACCACCGAAAAAAGCCGTGCAGAGCCCAATGGTCTCAGTTATTCAAGCAACGCCAATATCGCATCAAGCGACAGTGACAGCTTACGGTGAAGTTAAATCGAGCAATCAACTGACATTAACCTCACAAGTCAGTGGCAAGGTTACTTATTTATCACCGACATTTTTAACCGGTAATAGCGTTAAGAAAGGTCAGTTGCTCGCCCAAATTGAGCCGATTGTTTACGAGCAGGCCTTAGCGAATGCTCAAGTATCTTTGGCAAACGCCAAGCTGGCATTAGCGCAGGAAAAATTAAACAGTGAACAAGCTGCTCAAGAATGGCAACAATCGGGCTTGGCGGCAGAGCAAGCGTCTGACTTAGTTTTGCGCAAACCGCAACTGGCGGCAGCCAAGGCTGAATTCTCATTAGCAAGCATCCAGGTGGCTAAAGCTAAGTACGACTTGTCACAAACAAAAATACGCGCGCCATTTGACGCCTTAGTGGTCTCTAAAGCAGTGCAAATGGGCAGCAACCTACAAGTTGGCAGCCAAATAGCTCAGTTGTATGACATTGCATTATTTGAGGTGGCACTGCCATTATCACCCCAACAATGGCAGTTATTACCGAACAGCCTTGAGCAATTACCAAACAGTCTTGAACGATTAGCTAATATTGAAGTGCTGTTAACCGATCAAACCAGCACTAACCAATGGGTCGCAACCGTCAACCGTTTTGAGCAACATATCAACAGCAGCAGTCGTCAACGTTCTCTGATTGTCACCATCAAGCGACCTCTTTCACTCGACACGCCGCTATATCCGGGCACCTTTGTTAAAGCGACCATCAAAGGCCTCGCTATTTCACAATTATGGCAACTGCCGACCTCGGCATTAATCGATAGTAATTCGGTATGGCAGGTCGACAACGACGGCTTACTTAATCAACTTGCCGTTAATGTTATTTTTTCGCAAGGCAATCATGTTTACGTGAAACCGCAACAGCCACTAACGCAGGCTAGCATTGTAAAAAGACCGCTCGCCAGTTATTTGACCAACATGAAAGTGCAAGCAAACAATGAGCAGCGCTCTCAGCAAATGAGTCAGCTTGGCGCCAAAGAAACTCAATCAACTCAGTCGGCTCAGGTGACTAAATCAAGCGCTGATGTCGCGCAGGAGTTATTGTAA
- a CDS encoding TolC family protein, with amino-acid sequence MKSSSLLCVVVSLCFVTSCATFEDIHYDQKANQQLNKLAATNIELSEKSETVPLSKLLAITDLNRLIDTALVNNPNLQQTLLTLKTAEQQLSVTGSSQWPSLSAGLNTTKNQAATTSYSSSIDLTWTLDLWQQLANATSAQQAEVMTTAYAYQGARDLLAANVMQAYLGLVQYAQLITIETESVAALKTNEQIIVNRYRKGLSQLSDLDTAKSSTQSSQATLVQYQAQYQQALRNLSLLTGLSDNQLNYRTTFPEVVMPLTELAQQNLARRPDLQQAYQQIIASQYQHKVAYKALLPSFTLSASIGNSSTNLHDALFGSSAWQLLGQLSAPIFNSSKLTSEAEIAKLSAEKSYWAFQETLLTAVNEVDNAIAQEQAISQRITLTQAALASAKRSETTYTERYRQGTVSLIDLLQVQQQTFSLQGQVTQLIYQRLTNRITLGLALGFGV; translated from the coding sequence GTGAAAAGTTCATCTTTGCTGTGTGTCGTTGTAAGCCTTTGTTTTGTCACTTCGTGTGCCACATTCGAAGACATTCATTATGATCAAAAAGCTAATCAACAACTAAACAAACTCGCGGCGACCAATATAGAACTCAGCGAGAAGAGCGAAACAGTACCGCTGTCTAAGCTGCTGGCGATAACTGACCTTAATCGCCTAATTGACACAGCCTTAGTCAATAATCCGAATTTACAGCAAACCTTGCTAACCCTAAAAACAGCCGAGCAGCAATTATCAGTTACTGGATCATCGCAATGGCCAAGCTTGTCAGCCGGGCTTAACACCACCAAAAATCAGGCCGCAACCACCAGCTATAGCTCAAGCATTGATCTAACGTGGACCCTTGATCTGTGGCAGCAACTTGCTAACGCCACAAGTGCCCAGCAAGCCGAAGTAATGACAACGGCTTATGCTTACCAAGGTGCCCGCGACTTACTGGCGGCCAATGTCATGCAGGCCTACCTTGGTTTAGTGCAATACGCCCAATTAATTACCATTGAAACCGAGAGTGTTGCTGCGCTAAAAACCAATGAACAAATTATTGTTAACCGTTATCGCAAAGGCTTAAGTCAGTTAAGCGACCTTGATACGGCCAAGTCGTCAACCCAAAGCAGTCAAGCCACCTTGGTACAATACCAAGCGCAATATCAACAGGCGTTAAGAAATTTATCCTTGCTGACAGGGCTTAGTGATAATCAACTCAATTACCGCACCACCTTCCCAGAAGTGGTGATGCCATTAACTGAGCTCGCGCAACAAAATTTAGCCAGACGACCTGATTTGCAGCAAGCCTACCAGCAGATTATTGCCAGCCAATACCAACACAAAGTCGCTTACAAAGCGTTATTGCCCAGTTTTACCCTAAGCGCTTCAATCGGCAATAGCAGCACTAACTTGCACGACGCCTTATTTGGCAGCAGTGCGTGGCAGCTATTAGGCCAACTGTCGGCCCCTATTTTTAATTCCAGCAAGTTAACCAGCGAAGCTGAAATTGCCAAATTAAGCGCTGAAAAAAGCTATTGGGCGTTTCAGGAAACATTGCTAACCGCAGTTAATGAAGTCGATAACGCGATTGCACAAGAGCAAGCAATTAGCCAACGGATCACATTAACCCAAGCGGCGTTAGCGAGTGCCAAGCGCAGCGAAACAACCTATACCGAGCGTTACCGCCAAGGCACCGTCTCATTAATTGATTTATTACAAGTTCAACAGCAAACATTTTCTTTACAAGGTCAAGTTACGCAATTGATTTACCAACGATTAACCAACCGTATTACCTTGGGTCTTGCATTAGGCTTTGGCGTTTAA
- a CDS encoding response regulator transcription factor produces the protein MSISVLLVEDDIDLAATVVDYFEFEDIQCDHAANGVQGLALIEANPYQVVILDLNLPRMDGLSVCQKVRANSNDTPILMLTARDTLRDKMAGFDAGTDDYLVKPFEIEELLMRVKALSTRRSGQVSSLTVGQLALQLKEKTASFNDKALKLTPITFKLLEKLMREAEKPVSRLALMQAVWGDDQPDSNSLKVHIHHLRKQLERVEANISVATETGFGFALKQD, from the coding sequence ATGAGCATTAGTGTATTACTGGTTGAAGACGATATTGATCTGGCTGCAACCGTGGTTGACTACTTTGAGTTTGAAGATATTCAATGCGATCATGCCGCCAACGGGGTTCAGGGCTTAGCATTAATCGAGGCTAACCCCTATCAGGTGGTTATTCTCGACCTTAATTTACCGCGGATGGACGGCCTGTCGGTGTGCCAAAAAGTAAGGGCTAACAGCAATGACACCCCTATTTTAATGCTAACAGCGCGCGACACCTTGCGCGACAAAATGGCCGGCTTTGACGCTGGCACCGATGATTATTTGGTTAAACCCTTTGAAATTGAAGAGCTATTAATGCGAGTTAAAGCATTATCAACTCGGCGAAGCGGTCAGGTAAGCAGCCTGACTGTTGGCCAGCTTGCACTGCAATTAAAAGAAAAAACCGCCAGCTTTAACGATAAAGCGTTAAAACTGACGCCAATTACTTTTAAGCTGTTAGAGAAACTAATGCGCGAGGCAGAAAAACCTGTCTCTCGATTGGCCTTGATGCAAGCAGTATGGGGCGACGACCAACCCGATAGTAATAGCTTAAAAGTGCATATTCACCATTTGCGCAAACAACTTGAACGCGTTGAGGCTAATATTTCGGTCGCCACCGAAACTGGATTTGGTTTTGCATTAAAACAAGATTAA
- a CDS encoding HupE/UreJ family protein: MLFKSISLQRLLVLLATCCFAATALAHGVDDSTKQFLLTNQGISVIPYLYIGAKHMVTGYDHLLFLVGVIFFLYRSKDVMVYVTLFTVGHSITLMFGVLYGVAINAYLIDAIIGFSIIYKGFDNLGGFKRLLGFEPNAKAAVMIFGLFHGFGLATKIQQLEIPQEGLVENLIAFNIGVELGQCYALIIVLIALSFWRRHPSFLRFSVATNALLMSCGVMLVGFQLTGYFTTI, from the coding sequence ATGTTGTTTAAATCCATTTCGTTGCAACGGTTGTTGGTTCTGCTGGCCACTTGTTGCTTTGCAGCGACAGCGCTGGCTCATGGTGTCGACGATAGCACCAAACAGTTTTTACTAACAAATCAAGGGATCTCTGTGATTCCATATTTGTATATTGGTGCAAAACATATGGTGACCGGTTACGATCATTTACTGTTTTTAGTTGGGGTTATCTTCTTTCTTTATCGCTCAAAAGACGTGATGGTTTATGTAACGCTTTTTACTGTTGGTCACAGTATTACCCTGATGTTTGGGGTACTGTATGGCGTGGCGATTAATGCCTATTTAATCGATGCAATTATTGGTTTTTCGATCATCTATAAAGGCTTTGATAACCTCGGTGGTTTCAAGCGACTGCTGGGTTTTGAGCCCAATGCTAAAGCGGCAGTGATGATCTTTGGTCTATTTCACGGTTTTGGTTTAGCGACCAAAATACAACAACTGGAAATCCCTCAAGAGGGCTTAGTCGAAAACCTGATCGCCTTTAATATTGGCGTCGAGTTAGGGCAATGCTATGCCTTAATCATCGTGCTGATAGCATTGAGTTTTTGGCGTCGACATCCGAGTTTTTTACGATTTTCAGTCGCAACAAATGCGCTGCTGATGAGCTGCGGAGTAATGCTGGTTGGTTTTCAACTGACGGGCTATTTTACAACAATTTAA
- a CDS encoding efflux RND transporter permease subunit, with translation MSLQSPSNNSPLNHSNTKQGGIIAWFAGNSVAANLLMLTIIFLGLMSFNQLRKEAFPAFDANSVRISMTYDSGDAKLSEEGIAIKIEEALATVQGIKRITSTSNASGSSVVVEGKSDYDIAILLRDIKAKVDAIHNFPQGAENPVIEEATNLQHAYSVKIFGGSDRAALQAIAQRLKADLLAQSAISNVEITGEAEPMMSIELDEQKLQAYNLSFTDVATIVNNESATAISTSLRNADKVMRLKVAEQAYQQQEFANIPLLTQADGSQVLLGDVAKINDQFADDVLVIGRYNGLPGIGVEINVDGSGDVLKIVEQANNIVAKWQESTLLPQHVFVETWNDGGTLIRDRLALLVKNALSGIALVFIVLALFLNLRVAFWVTAGLPFIFCGTLFFMTDSFTAMTINEMTTFGFILALGIVVDDAVVVGESIYSTRKEQGDSIESTILGTKKVAVPTIFGVLTTVATFVALANVDGMMGQVYSQFAVVVTICLLLSMVESKLILPAHLAHLNTHSKAKSGLGRLWSRIQAGADNGLQWFNHKVYLPAIKWAISYRYAVVSGFIAIFILVIGMLSNGSVRTAFFPDIPGSVIQASVSMQNDASFGQTTKNLVAIELAATMADQQLMAQHDQPGSAIDTIEVIGESDLAGSITVELDKNAPYSLNDFASAWKAIAKMPEGVRKLDIRSGFGGGDNFKVELKAWNTDTISTAGQEIKAAISRIAGVSGIDDNFDSGQAQLHLALNEQGLALGLTTQGLSRQVLQAFGGEVVQSYQRDKDQVKVRIRYPQSERQTLSDVTNATVRLSNGQVVPLSVVATITEQYQQNDITRISGLPAVYVSAQVDKQIISSSELVSQLQKTLIPDLANRYPDLTIHFAGEAEEQAETADSMTRLFMMAMAAIYILLAIPLRSYVQPVIIMMVIPFGLVGAILGHWLNDMVLSILSFNGIVALSGVVVNDSLLLVSRFNQVKTTTDKISDAIVAACTGRLRAVLLTSITTYAGLMPLLSETSPQAQFIIPAAASLGYGILFATFITLLLVPSLLMIHQDAISAIDNLKAKFSHTPNGNVQHEH, from the coding sequence ATGTCGTTACAAAGCCCTTCAAATAACAGCCCCCTAAATCACAGTAATACCAAGCAAGGCGGCATTATCGCGTGGTTTGCTGGCAACTCGGTTGCGGCCAATTTACTGATGTTAACCATTATCTTTTTAGGCTTAATGTCGTTTAACCAGTTACGCAAAGAAGCATTTCCGGCATTTGACGCTAACTCAGTGCGCATTTCAATGACTTATGACAGTGGCGATGCCAAGTTGTCTGAAGAAGGCATTGCGATAAAAATTGAAGAAGCGCTCGCCACGGTACAAGGCATTAAACGCATTACTTCAACATCTAACGCGAGCGGCAGCTCGGTCGTGGTCGAAGGAAAATCTGACTACGATATCGCTATTTTATTACGCGATATAAAAGCCAAAGTAGATGCAATCCATAACTTTCCGCAAGGGGCTGAAAACCCGGTTATTGAAGAGGCAACCAATTTACAACACGCTTATTCAGTAAAAATATTTGGCGGCAGTGACCGTGCAGCATTACAAGCCATTGCCCAGCGTTTAAAAGCAGACTTGTTAGCGCAATCGGCTATTTCTAATGTTGAAATTACCGGCGAAGCCGAGCCGATGATGTCGATTGAACTCGATGAGCAAAAGCTGCAAGCCTATAATTTATCATTTACTGATGTCGCCACGATCGTCAACAACGAATCAGCAACAGCAATCTCTACCAGCTTACGCAACGCCGACAAGGTAATGCGATTAAAAGTGGCTGAACAAGCTTATCAGCAGCAAGAATTCGCTAATATTCCGTTGCTAACCCAAGCCGATGGTAGTCAGGTTTTACTAGGCGATGTCGCCAAAATTAATGATCAATTCGCGGATGATGTCTTAGTGATTGGTCGTTACAACGGCCTACCGGGCATTGGGGTTGAAATTAATGTCGATGGTAGTGGCGATGTCTTAAAAATTGTCGAACAAGCCAACAACATCGTCGCTAAATGGCAAGAAAGCACCTTGTTGCCACAGCATGTTTTTGTCGAAACATGGAATGATGGCGGCACCTTAATTCGTGATCGTTTGGCATTGCTGGTTAAAAATGCCCTGTCTGGCATTGCGTTAGTCTTTATTGTCTTGGCGCTGTTTTTAAACCTACGCGTCGCCTTTTGGGTCACCGCTGGGTTGCCGTTTATTTTCTGCGGCACCTTATTTTTTATGACCGACAGCTTCACCGCGATGACGATTAATGAAATGACCACCTTTGGCTTCATTTTAGCGCTCGGCATAGTGGTCGATGACGCCGTTGTGGTCGGAGAAAGCATTTACTCGACCCGTAAAGAGCAAGGTGACAGTATTGAAAGCACTATTTTAGGGACCAAAAAAGTGGCGGTACCGACTATTTTTGGCGTGCTAACGACAGTGGCTACCTTTGTTGCTTTGGCTAATGTTGATGGCATGATGGGCCAAGTTTATTCGCAGTTTGCGGTCGTGGTAACTATCTGTTTATTACTGTCGATGGTCGAGTCTAAGTTAATATTACCGGCTCATTTAGCCCATTTAAATACTCATAGCAAAGCAAAGTCAGGCTTAGGGCGCTTATGGTCTCGCATTCAGGCTGGCGCCGATAATGGCTTGCAATGGTTTAACCACAAAGTATATTTACCGGCAATAAAGTGGGCAATTAGCTACCGCTATGCGGTGGTCAGTGGTTTTATTGCGATCTTTATTTTAGTCATTGGCATGTTGTCCAACGGCAGTGTGCGCACCGCGTTTTTCCCTGATATTCCCGGCAGTGTCATCCAAGCCAGTGTGTCGATGCAAAACGATGCCAGTTTCGGCCAAACCACTAAAAACTTAGTCGCCATCGAGCTGGCCGCCACCATGGCCGATCAACAATTAATGGCGCAACATGACCAACCTGGCAGCGCCATTGACACCATTGAAGTGATCGGTGAAAGTGATTTGGCGGGATCCATTACTGTTGAGCTCGACAAAAACGCGCCTTATTCATTAAATGACTTCGCCAGCGCCTGGAAAGCTATCGCAAAAATGCCTGAAGGCGTGCGTAAACTCGATATTCGTTCTGGTTTTGGCGGTGGTGATAACTTTAAAGTTGAACTCAAAGCGTGGAATACCGACACGATCAGCACCGCAGGGCAAGAGATAAAAGCCGCCATTAGCCGTATTGCTGGCGTATCTGGCATTGATGATAATTTTGATTCAGGTCAGGCGCAGCTGCATTTGGCGTTAAACGAACAAGGTTTGGCACTAGGCTTAACGACTCAAGGGCTTTCACGCCAAGTACTGCAAGCGTTTGGTGGTGAAGTAGTTCAAAGCTATCAACGCGATAAAGATCAAGTAAAGGTTCGTATTCGTTACCCGCAAAGTGAGCGCCAAACCCTCAGCGATGTCACGAACGCCACAGTTAGATTAAGCAATGGTCAAGTGGTGCCGTTGTCGGTGGTAGCAACAATTACCGAACAATATCAACAAAATGATATTACCCGTATCTCAGGCTTACCGGCAGTATATGTGAGCGCTCAGGTTGATAAGCAGATCATTTCGTCAAGTGAGTTGGTCAGTCAATTGCAAAAAACTCTGATCCCGGATTTAGCCAATCGTTATCCAGATTTAACCATTCATTTTGCTGGTGAAGCGGAAGAACAAGCCGAAACAGCAGATTCTATGACCCGCTTATTTATGATGGCAATGGCGGCAATTTATATTCTGCTAGCCATTCCATTGCGCTCGTACGTTCAACCGGTCATCATTATGATGGTGATTCCATTTGGTTTAGTCGGTGCTATCTTGGGCCATTGGCTTAATGATATGGTGTTAAGTATTTTGTCTTTTAATGGCATTGTTGCCTTAAGCGGCGTGGTGGTAAATGACAGCTTGTTGTTAGTGTCTCGTTTTAATCAGGTTAAAACCACCACAGACAAAATATCTGATGCGATAGTCGCAGCTTGTACCGGGCGATTACGGGCGGTGTTATTAACGTCAATCACCACTTACGCCGGCTTAATGCCGTTACTAAGTGAAACGTCACCGCAAGCTCAGTTTATTATTCCTGCCGCGGCGTCGCTTGGTTATGGTATTTTATTCGCAACGTTTATTACTTTGCTGTTAGTGCCGTCATTATTAATGATCCATCAAGATGCGATATCTGCTATCGATAATCTAAAAGCCAAGTTTAGCCACACACCCAACGGGAACGTACAACATGAGCATTAG
- a CDS encoding HAMP domain-containing histidine kinase, whose product MSIRTYIFSLLTSLVLVIAVIYSYQSGRLFVGTLDMVVEGLMLDIGAQYPQDGKDEQQVLHFHVTTDWNKVPQPVRDRFKTIPVEKNVHHSIFVDWIYIAPPEKAYSLMVVERDDQLIFVSRFNERLRENVQAKEGFVIDPLVWIIIVGCAGIMLFVVTLLTIFKKVALPMESLQQWAKTLKINDLSAPLPDFKFKELNGLASLIHQNLVSVAQSIKREQSFLNYASHELRTPIAVLRSNSALLEKVNPTPSDKERIIRDRIERASLTMKSMTETLLWLSREGETKMSVEQVCLGQLVEHVAHELNYLLAGKSVEVNLKVDQQLIELAKTPGVIVLNNLIRNAFQHTQSGHVAIVQQGHQVVITNIESNPNDNNQTNDELGFGLGMLLVEKLTKQFNWRYSTEQLSNGYQVTVYLTD is encoded by the coding sequence ATGAGCATTCGCACTTACATTTTTAGCTTATTAACCAGCTTGGTGCTGGTTATTGCGGTTATTTATTCTTACCAAAGTGGTCGATTGTTTGTGGGAACCCTCGATATGGTGGTTGAAGGCTTAATGTTAGACATTGGCGCGCAATATCCACAAGACGGCAAAGATGAGCAACAGGTATTACATTTCCATGTCACCACCGACTGGAACAAAGTGCCACAGCCCGTGCGAGATCGATTTAAGACCATCCCTGTCGAAAAGAACGTGCATCACTCAATATTTGTTGATTGGATCTATATTGCCCCCCCTGAAAAAGCCTATTCATTAATGGTGGTTGAGCGCGATGATCAGCTAATATTTGTGTCACGTTTTAATGAACGTTTACGAGAAAATGTTCAGGCTAAAGAAGGCTTTGTAATAGATCCTTTGGTGTGGATAATCATTGTTGGTTGCGCCGGCATTATGTTGTTCGTGGTTACGTTGCTGACTATTTTCAAAAAAGTCGCGCTGCCAATGGAGTCATTGCAACAATGGGCTAAAACACTAAAAATAAACGACTTATCAGCGCCACTTCCTGACTTTAAGTTTAAAGAACTTAATGGCTTAGCTAGCCTAATCCACCAAAATTTAGTCTCAGTGGCGCAATCGATTAAACGTGAACAAAGTTTTTTAAATTACGCCAGTCACGAATTACGCACTCCAATAGCGGTACTAAGAAGCAATAGCGCCTTGCTCGAAAAGGTTAACCCGACACCATCCGATAAAGAACGCATTATTCGCGATAGAATTGAGCGCGCTAGCCTAACGATGAAATCAATGACAGAAACCTTATTGTGGCTCAGTCGTGAAGGTGAGACAAAAATGAGTGTTGAGCAGGTTTGCTTAGGTCAGTTAGTTGAGCATGTGGCACACGAACTCAATTATTTACTGGCAGGAAAGTCGGTTGAGGTTAACCTTAAGGTTGATCAGCAATTGATTGAACTGGCTAAAACCCCCGGTGTTATTGTGCTAAACAATTTAATTCGCAACGCATTTCAACATACCCAGTCAGGGCATGTGGCAATAGTGCAACAAGGTCATCAGGTGGTTATTACCAATATTGAATCAAATCCAAATGATAACAATCAAACCAATGATGAATTAGGTTTTGGTTTGGGCATGTTGCTGGTCGAAAAGCTAACTAAGCAATTTAATTGGCGTTATAGCACCGAGCAATTAAGCAATGGTTACCAGGTAACCGTTTATTTAACTGATTAA